The Panacibacter microcysteis DNA window CTAATTTTGCCATCCAATGACGACTGGAGCAGGAAACCTTATTGTATTATTTGATGGCGTTTGCAATTACTGCAACGCCATGGTCAATTTCGCCATTCGCAACGACAGCAATGGAAGGCTGAAATTTTCACCGTTACAATCAGCAACAGGAACTGCATTGAGAAAACAGTATGCAATACCGGAAGAAACAGACAGCCTGGTATTTATTGAAAATGGCAAAGCCTATACCTATGCAGATGCTGCATTGCGCATTGCCGCTTACCTGGACTGGCCGGCAAAATCACTGTTTGCACTGCGCATTTTCCCTTCTTTTATAAGCAACCCTTTGTACAAATGGATTGCTAAAAACAGGTATAAGTGGTTTGGTAAAAAAGATGCCTGTATGTTACCAACACCTGCAGTTAAACGACGCTTCCTGGATTAAATACAATTTCTTTTTGACTGGCCCCAACACTTACGTATTGCCTTGCGTACTATAATGCGAACACCTTACACACAGCTCCCGGGAGTGTGCTAACCAGTTCCATACTAAATATTTTTTTCCTGTTACGGCCTGTGGCCGTATAGGGAGTGCATTACCTAAAACAAATGAACATGCAATTGACGAAGGCGAAAAACATCAAAGGAATCATTGTACTTACACTGACTGTGACCGTTATTTTTATCGGCTGCTCTAAAGAAATTGGTAGCAAAAAAGAAGCTGATACTGCGCTTACAGCTTCACAAAGTGTGGCATCTGAACTTGTATCTGACACAGCCGTTGTAAAATTTTTCAGGTCAACATTTAGTTCGAGGGGCAGCCGAACAGATTTCAGGAACGAAGTGAGCGATACAACAGCGATCATCTCGCTTGACTATGTTATTGAAAAGAAATTTATACCTGCCGGCAGGAACAAAGTATTATTGAATTACGCAGACGGGGGGCTTACAAACAAAGGTTGGAAATATGAACTTACCATTGATCCAAAAACGGGTAATCTTACTCTTGCACCAAATGATGTAATGGCTGCCCAGATTGTACCCGGATCTTTTAAAGTGCTTACAGTAACTTTTGACCGCTACACTTCTACCTTTAACTTTTTCACTGAAGCAAAAGAAGCCAGTAACAACATTGTACACCAGGTTTTTGAAATCGTGACCAGGCAATAACAAGGGGTTTTTGATAATAAAGAAAACTGCAATGGTTTACCGTTGCAGTTTTCTTTTATATAAAACTTTCTGCAAGCTGACTAATGGAATTATTAACGGGATAAAATGATATTATTTTATCAATAACATCCTCCACAACAGCGTCCGGGCAACTTGCACCGCTTGTAATCAGCATTTTTACAGGCGTTGCAGAAGGCAAAAAACTTTTCACAGTTTTTTCTTCTTTTGTTACCCAATTGCAATGAATGATTTCGTCACGGGAAATTATTTTATCAGCGTTGTTTATAAAGTACGTAGGCAGCCTTTGTTCGCAAAGCTCTACCAGGTGAGAAGTATTACTGCTGTTGTATCCACCCACTACAATTGCAAGATCGGCAGGAGTTTCAAGCATGCCTGCTACTGCAGCCTGGTTATCATTCGTGGCGTAACATAATGTATCTCTTGTATCAGAAAAGCGCCCAGCTATTGTAATCTCATCAAGGCCATAATACTTTTTAATAACATCTCTGAGGTATTCGGCAATAGCCTGTGTATCTGTAGCCAGTTGTGTTGTCTGGTTTACCACACCAATCCTCTCCAAATCCCGCATTACATCGAACCCTGCTGAATACCTTCCATTGAATTCGGTATAAAAATGTTCGGCGGGCTTTTCGCCGGTAATATACTTTGCCAGCTCTATAGTTTCACGCATGTCATTCACCACCACTGTGGGTGTATGAGATGATGCATGAGAAAAGGTTGCCCTTGTTTCTTCATGTTTTGGTTTGCCATGTACTACAATACTGTAACCTTTTTTAGCAATTTGCTCGCTGCGGTTCCAAACCTTTTCAACAAAAGGACAGGTGGTATTGTATTGCTCTGTCCTGATGCCTTTTTCATTCAACAGTTTTTCGATAGCCACCGTTGTACCAAATGCCGGAATGATCACCACATCGTCCGGCGTAAGACTGTCGAAAGGAATGATCTGTTTGCCATAAGTATCCTGCAAAAACTGAACACCGCGTGCAGTAAGGTCTGCATTCACCTGGGGATTGTGGATCATTTCACTCAGCAGGAATATTCTCTTGCCGGGATTTTCATCAATCGTATTAAATGCAATTTCTATTGCATTCTCTACACCATAACAAAAACCAAAATGGCGGGCCAGGTATATCTGTACCGGGCCGAAATCGAGCAGTGTAGGCGTAAAGTCTTTTTTTAGTTTATCAGCCTGTTTCCGGTTGTTCTTAATAGCGCTCATTAAATCGCTGCGATATATATTAGGAACGTTGAACTTCTTCATTTGGCTGCGAAGTTAATAAAGTTGGTTTAAAGCCTGTTTTTACTAAAACAAGATTAACGCATGCCATCATTAGTAAAACAGGCAGTTGTAACAACGTTTGCTGCCACACATATAAAGTGCAGTCAATAAACCCAAAATAAAAAAAGGCCTTCCGGCCTTTAATTTTTTTTGTTTTCGTGGTGATGCGCTTTTTCGTTGTGCGTAACCTTGCCTTTATTGATCTCAAACTCCTCGTTTTTCCTGCTGTCCAGGTTATCTCTTACGTCTGGTTTTGGAACATTCGATTTCATGGGCTTTTCCATAGCCTTCTTTTGCGTGTGTGTTGATGATTTCATATGTCAGCATTTGTTGTTTATTTTTTACCGGCAGATTTCTTTGCCGTTTTGGTAGCCGCTTTCTTTGGTGTGGTTTTTTTTGCAGATTTTTTCATTGCTGCCTTTTTTGTTGCTGCTTTACCGGCAGCTTTTTTCGGAGCCGCCTTCTTAGCCGCTTTTTTGGGCGCTGCTTTTGTTGCACTCTTTTTAGAAGAAGCTTTTTTAGGCACTTTCGCACCCTCTTCTCTTGCTTCAGACAAGCCTATTGCAATTGCCTGTTTGGGGTCTGTCACTTTCTTGCCACTACCACTTTTCAATGTTCCTTCTTTCATTTCTTCCATTGCACGCTTAACCTTTGCCTGCGACTTCTTAGCATACTTTGCCATAAATAATGTTTTGAATTAATGGATTAAGTTATCACAGCAAAAGCAGCAAATAGATTGCCAACAACATAACAATACCAAATATGCGCTACAGCAGTTGTTTTGTGTAATTTATTGCACAGCAGGCTGATGCGCGATAATAAACATAATCAGTTCATCCTGCTGTAAACCGGCACGTGCACAGGCATCATTGATGTCATCTCTTGAAACATTTGCGGCAAAAGATTTTTCTTTTAAGCGCTTCTTTACACCTTTCAGATCCATACCCTCATACCCTGCTGGCCGCATCAGCGAATATGCATGTACCAGCCCGCTTAATTCATCAAATGCATACAACATTTTGTCCATCCTGGTTTCAGGCTGCACACCAAAATGCAAGGGCCCGTGAGACGCAATGGCCCGGATTATTTCCGGGTCAATATCTCTTGTTTCAAGCTCTTCAATAATCTTCCTGCAATGTTGCGCAGGCCACTGGTCCCAGTCTGCATCATGTAGTAACCCTGCTAATTCCCAGCGCCATTGATCCTCTTCGCCCAGGTGTTCCTGCTCTGCTGCCCAGCATTTCATTAAGTGCCCAACCTGCTTCATGTGTAACTGCAATTTGGCATTCAACACCCACGTAGTAAAAAGTTCATTTGCTTCCTGCTCAGAAAGAACATTGCCTTTATTCTTTGTATCTCCAAAAGTTGTTCTGTTGAGTAGTAACGATGACATGCACTAATTTTTTACAAACATAAACATTGTAAGTATAGGTGTATTTAGCTGCAGTACATGTATGAAGCTTTTGTTGTGTCACTCACTTGTACTGCATATCTTTATTCAGCTTTGAGCACGTTCAAAATCTATATTGCTGTATGAAATTTATACCTGCACTTTTCCTGCTGCTGTTGTGTACCACAACTAATGTTGGCGCACAAAAATTTATTGGAACCAACGGCAAAGACATTATCGGCCTTGATGGCAAACCCCTGCTGCTAAAAGGCACCAACCTCGGCAACTGGCTGGTACCGGAAGGTTACATGTTTAAATTTAACAATGCCAGCTCGCCAAGGCTCATCAATCAAACATTTGTAGAACTCGTAGGGCCTGATGCAACGAAAGCCTTTTGGAAAAAATATCTTGATGTTTACATTACGCAGGAAGATATTCACTACCTGAAAAGTATTGGCATGAATTCCATTCGCGTACCATTCAATTACCGCCTGTTCACGAATGAGAATTATATGGGTGTAAATGATTCAACGCTCGGTTTTAAAATGCTTGACCGTGTAATAAAGTGGTGTAAAGCAGAAAACCTGTATGTATTGCTGGATATGCACTGCGCACCCGGCGGGCAAACAGGAGATAATATAGATGACAGTTATGGCTATCCTTATATTTTTGAAAACGAAGGCAGCCAGCAGCTATGCATAGATATCTGGAAACGTATTGCAACACATTACGCCAAAGAATCGGTAATACTGGGTTATGACCTGCTAAATGAACCAATTGCACACTACTTCGATAAAGACAAACTAAACCCGCTGCTGGAGCCTTTATACAAACGTATAACCGCTGCCATAAGAACTGTTGACAAAAACCACCTGGTCTTTATTGGCGGTGCACAATGGAATTCCAATTTCAAACCGTTTGGTGCCCCTTTCGATGATAAACTTGTTTACACCTTTCACAAATACTGGACTGCGACCACCGCAGACGTTATACAGGAGTACATTGATTTCAGCAGTAAGTACAATGTGCCGCTGTATTGCGGAGAAACAGGCGAAAACGATGATGCCTGGGTTGAAGCTTTCAGGAAAACAATGGACGCTCATAACATCAGCTGGCATTACTGGCCCTATAAAAAGCTTGATAATACCAGGGGCATTGTTACTTTTCAGGTTCCTCAATATTATGAGCAGGTAATGCAATATGCAGATACGGCAAAAAAGAATTTTGAAGAGGTAAGAAAACTAAGGCCTGCCAACACAGCAGAAATCATTCAGGCATTGGATGGCTTTCTGAAAAATTGTGCTTTTAAAAATTGCACACCAAATAATGGCTATATCAAGGCACTGGGTTTTAAAGCTGAGTAAAATCTATGCAGTCAACGCCTGCAACTTTTCTTGTGCAGCGCCCGGTAGCAATGCAATTTTTCGTTTGGCATAATCGAAGCAGAGCATACCTGTCTTGGCTTTTGCCGCCAGCGCGTAACCGCCCGGCTGGTTAACTTCTATTTTGTAAAAAAGATCGAAGCCGTATTTGTCGAAACCCGCAGCTACAACGGATATCTTAATATCATCACCTTGTACCAATTCTTTCTTGTACTCGATTGCAGCATCTGCCATAATAAGACCTGCTCCTTCGAATGAAACTTCGCCATAGCCATGGCGCTTCAGGTATTCGTGACGTGCTTCATGCAGCAGTGAAAGAAAAGTATCATTACCAACATGCCCGCCAAAATTGAGGTCTGTTATGCGTATACGCAATTCTACTGAAAAACTGAAAACATCGGGAAGGTTTACTTTTACTCGTTCCATGCTGGTTGTTTTTGAAGAAAAGCAATCAATTGATCCGTTGCTTTTCTTCTATGGCTGTAAATATTCTTTTCGTCGATGGTCATTTCAGCAAATGTTTTGTCAGCACCGTCGGGTATGAACACCGGATCGTAGCCGAAACCTTTGTTTCCTTTTTGATCTCGGATAATAACACCATTACATATGCCTTCAAAAAGATATTCTGTGTTGTTCCATATTAAAGAGATTACCGTTCTAAACCTTGCTGTATGGTCTGTTTTGTTTTGCAGCTTACGCAACAACTTGTCTATATTGGCCTGAAAATCTCTTCCTTCACCTGCATACCTTGCACTTTTTACCCCGGGCTCTCCATTGAGCGCCGCTGTTTCAAGACCGGTATCTTCACTAAAGCAATGTAGCTTTGTAAGCTGGTATATCGTGGTTGACTTTTCTGTGGCGTTTGCTTCAAGGGTATCATGCGGCTCGGGAATATCTATATCTATTCCTGCCTCTTTCATTGTAATAACCCGGAATTTTTCCCCGATCACTTTTCTTATCTCTGCCACTTTATGATCGTTGTTCGTTGCAAAAATGATTGTTCGTTGCTCCATAATAGTGTTTATAACTGCTATTAATCCCAAATAAAAGGCCTGTCAATTTTCATGGCTCTCAGGTAAGAAAGAAACTGCCCTGCATGTACAGATTCGTGGTAAGCAATTCTTAGCAGGTAATCAGCCAGGTTTTTTTCTGCACCATTGCCCGGATGTATGATGGTGGTTGCTGACAATTGCTCTTCTGAAAAACTGTTTACACTCCTCAGAAAAGTTTCACGGTAAGGCTGGGCAAATATTATCTCATCCTGTACACTTATAAAATCTCTGCCATCCCATGGTGTCTTGTAGTTGGTCATATCACCTTTGTTGATGATAATGTTCCAGCCGTAATCTGCCTGCAATACATGGCGAACCAGTTCAATTGCGCTCATGGCAGCATCATCCGGTTTCCAGTAATTGCAGGCTTCGGGCAAGCCATTCCACAGCATGATACTACGGCGTCTTACTTCTTCAAAATTTCTAAGTATTAATGCTTTCTTTTCCATAGAAGGCAGGCTATAATTTTAAAGACAAGGTCTATATATTGTTACGATCAGATCTTCGTGTTTGCTCAATAAAGTTTCCGGCAGTACAAGAGTGCGACGCAACAAAAGCTTAATGCCTGCACTGCAGCCCGGCTCCAAAAGATTTATACATTGAATATGACTTTAAGGCGTTCCCAGAGATTGCGCTTTTCAGCTTTTATTGCATCGCTGGTTTTATCAGCCGAAAGTGTAACAGCGGGTGCAATCATAAACGTGGTGCCACCGTATTTTTGTACCTGGTAGCTGGGTATGCTGAATGGCAAACCAATTTCTTCTGCCTTTACATCAAACATTAATACATGTTGCGGTTGTAACTGCTCCTGTAACAGGGTAAATGTTATTCCGGGTTTTAGGTTTACAATGGCGACGTCTGCCAGGTTTAGCCTGCAAGCAGCCAGCAATTTACTCAATGTTCCCAGCCACTCATCGTTGATATGCACTGCTGCTTCATCCTTTAAGAGTATGACCACGTTTCTTTTATTGTCACCCAAAAACCATTTTTTTGGTATTGGTGGTGGTGCACTTTCCTCATTGCTTGTTTTGTTAGTAAATTGCCGCGGCTTTTTTGCGGGTTCCTGCTGCTCAAAACGATCTTCTGTAATAACAAGCGCGTCTTTGAAAAGCCCCGCAAGTATGAAATGAGGTAATGAAGTTGACATTTGAATTACTGTTAACGTTCGTTAGTTTTCTTTTTTACTTTTCTTTGCAACAAATTTAGCGATATGACAGACGCACTTGAAATCAATGTTACCAAAGCTGAGCGCAGCAAACTAAAAGACCTGAACCTTGAGAATATTCCTTTCGGTAAATATTTTACTGATCATATGCTGGAAGCCGATTATGAAAACGGGGAATGGAAAAATGTGGAGATAAAGCCTTACCAGCCACTGCTGCTGGAACCATCATTATCGGCATTGCATTATGGCCAGGCAATTTTTGAAGGCATAAAAGCATACCGCAGCGAAGATGGCGATGCATTTATTTTCAGGCCGTACGACAATTTCCGCAGGTTTAACCAGTCTGCTGAAAGGATGAATATGCCTGAAATACCCGAAGACATTTTCATAGAAGGAATGAAACAGCTGATTGACCTGGATCGTAATTGGATTCCTGCAAAACCAGACCACTCATTGTATATACGGCCGGTAATGTTTTCAACAGACACTACACTGGGTGTAAAACCTTCTGACACATATAAGTTCCTGATACTGCTGAGCCCCACGGGGCCGTATTATGCCGCCCCCATGAAAATTGCCGTAGAAGAAAAATACACCCGTGCGGCACCGGGTGGCGTTGGTTTTTCAAAGAATGCAGGCAACTATGGCGGCAGTATGAAGGCTGCAACAGATGCGAAAAAGCTTGGCTACGACCAGGTATTGTGGACAGATGCATTTGAACACAAATGGTTGCAGGAAGTTGGCATGATGAACGTATTTTTTATAATCAATGGTCTGGCCGTTACACCTTCGCTTGAGGAGGGGACCATTTTGGCGGGAGTTACGAGAGACAGTGCGATTATGCTCCTGAAAGATATGGGCTTTACCGTTGATGAGCGAAAAATAAGCATAGATGAATTGACGTCTGCGTACAGCAAAGGGTATTTGCAGGAAGTCTTTGGTACAGGTACCGCGGCAACCATAGCAATGATCAAAGAACTTAAATATAAAGACCAGGTGATGGAGTTTGAACCGGCAAACTTTAAAATAGCCGCCGAACTAAAAAACAGAATGAACGCTATAAAAGAAGGAAAAGCTGAAGACAAATATGGCTGGCTTATAAAAATCTAAATGGTAAAAATGAGCGGTTTGCAGCCGCTCATTTTATTTTTTTATAGCTTTGTTTTCCACAATCACGGTACATTTTAGGCAGAAATCGATATTATGTTCAAAAAAAAAGATGATCTATTTGGAATTTTACCGTGAGGCTTATACCTTTGCCGTCCCAAAATAATTGGTACATAATGCCTACAATACAACAGTTAGTAAGAAAGGGCCGTGAGATTATCAGGGCGAAGAGCAAATCCAGGGCTTTGGATGCCTGCCCTCAACGTCGCGGTGTTTGCACAAGGGTTTATACCACTACACCAAAGAAACCAAACTCAGCTTTGCGTAAAGTTGCAAAGGTGCGTTTGACGAATAAAGTAGAGGTTATCGCATACATCCCGGGTGAAGGCCACAACCTCCAGGAGCACTCTATCGTTTTGATCCGTGGTGGTCGTGTAAAAGATTTACCGGGTGTACGTTATCACATCGTACGTGGTAGTCTTGATACTGCCGGTGTAAAAGACCGCAAACAGAGCCGCTCTAAATACGGTACCAAGAAAGAAAAAGCAAAGAAAAAATAATTAAATCAACGTAATCTTCAGATATGCGTAAGTCGCAAGCCAAAAAATTACCATTAGCGCCGGATGCACGCTATAATGATAAACTGGTTACCCGTTTTATCAATAACCTGATGTGGCAGGGCAAGAAAAGTGTAGCTATCAACATTTTTTATGATGCTGTAGATAAAGTATCTAAAATAACCGGTGATGATGGCTATGAAATATGGAAAAAAGCATTGGGTAATGTAACGCCTGCTGTAGAAGTACGCAGCCGCAGAATTGGTGGTGCAACTTTCCAGATTCCGACAGAAGTACGTCTTGACAGAAAGATTTCTTTAAGTATGAAATGGCTGATCCGTTACAGCCGTGAGCGAAATGGTAAAACAATGGCAGATAAACTGGCCAATGAAATAGTAGCAGCAAGCAAAGGTGAAGGTGCAGCTTACAAAAAGAAAGAAGACACGCATCGTATGGCAGAAGCGAACAAAGCATTCAGCCACTTTAAAGTATAGCACATTTTGGATTAGAAATACTGAGGCCACCGGAATACCGGTGGCTTTTTTTATTTTTTGTACCCGGCAGTTGATTGGTGCATCAGCTTTGGTTGCGTCGCACTCTTGTACATAAGGAAGATGGCAGCAACGAAGCTAAATGAGCTGCCCTGCTTATACCAAAAATATAGCGCATGTTTCTCTTGCATGCGCTCCGGGAAATACCCTTAATAAAAGAAATACATAGAACATTACTTTAGCAGGAGTTTACATTCTTCCAGCAGCTTCGCTTTATCAACAGCTACGGTTCCTACCTCTTCACACACCTGTCCGCCGGCCACATTGGCAACCTGTGCAGCAAGTGTAACATCTTTTGTGGCTGCATAAACAAGTGAAGCGACTGCAATAACAGTATCTCCGGCGCCACTTACATCGGCAATATTGCGGGCATGTGTTGGTATTACCCTGGCATAGTTGCCTTTTTGTATATAAACACCTTTTTCAGAGAGCGTGATCAAAGATATTTTGTGCTGCAACTGCGCATTTAATTCGGTGTGTATTTGTCTCAGCGTTTGCTCATTTACGGCTTCTATAATAAGATTGAGCCCTTCGGTAACTTCCTTCAGGTTCGGTTTAAAAATATCTACATTCTTAAAAGCAAAAAAGTTCTTTTTCTTGGGATCAACCGTTGTAACAATATCATGTTCTTTGCAAACAGCGATAATGTTTTCGATCAATGTTTGAGTAAGTACCCCTTTATTGTAATCTTCAAATATAACCACCGACGGTTTATGTCTTTTTACATAAGCAATAAAGTTCTTTACCAGGGTTTCTTCGTCTTCTTTTGAGATATAATGCGTAACCTCTGAGTCGAGCCGCATCATTTGCTGGTTGCGGCTGATGATGCGTATTTTATTAGTTGTTATCCTGTCTGCACTTTTTACAATATATTTTGTATCAATATGCTGATCCTGTAAAAGTCCACACAACATTTCGGCATCTTCATCAGCACCGGTTACCGTAAAC harbors:
- a CDS encoding thiol-disulfide oxidoreductase DCC family protein; translation: MTTGAGNLIVLFDGVCNYCNAMVNFAIRNDSNGRLKFSPLQSATGTALRKQYAIPEETDSLVFIENGKAYTYADAALRIAAYLDWPAKSLFALRIFPSFISNPLYKWIAKNRYKWFGKKDACMLPTPAVKRRFLD
- a CDS encoding 4-hydroxy-3-methylbut-2-enyl diphosphate reductase, with product MKKFNVPNIYRSDLMSAIKNNRKQADKLKKDFTPTLLDFGPVQIYLARHFGFCYGVENAIEIAFNTIDENPGKRIFLLSEMIHNPQVNADLTARGVQFLQDTYGKQIIPFDSLTPDDVVIIPAFGTTVAIEKLLNEKGIRTEQYNTTCPFVEKVWNRSEQIAKKGYSIVVHGKPKHEETRATFSHASSHTPTVVVNDMRETIELAKYITGEKPAEHFYTEFNGRYSAGFDVMRDLERIGVVNQTTQLATDTQAIAEYLRDVIKKYYGLDEITIAGRFSDTRDTLCYATNDNQAAVAGMLETPADLAIVVGGYNSSNTSHLVELCEQRLPTYFINNADKIISRDEIIHCNWVTKEEKTVKSFLPSATPVKMLITSGASCPDAVVEDVIDKIISFYPVNNSISQLAESFI
- a CDS encoding DUF6496 domain-containing protein; the encoded protein is MAKYAKKSQAKVKRAMEEMKEGTLKSGSGKKVTDPKQAIAIGLSEAREEGAKVPKKASSKKSATKAAPKKAAKKAAPKKAAGKAATKKAAMKKSAKKTTPKKAATKTAKKSAGKK
- a CDS encoding hydrolase yields the protein MSSLLLNRTTFGDTKNKGNVLSEQEANELFTTWVLNAKLQLHMKQVGHLMKCWAAEQEHLGEEDQWRWELAGLLHDADWDQWPAQHCRKIIEELETRDIDPEIIRAIASHGPLHFGVQPETRMDKMLYAFDELSGLVHAYSLMRPAGYEGMDLKGVKKRLKEKSFAANVSRDDINDACARAGLQQDELIMFIIAHQPAVQ
- a CDS encoding glycoside hydrolase family 5 protein, coding for MKFIPALFLLLLCTTTNVGAQKFIGTNGKDIIGLDGKPLLLKGTNLGNWLVPEGYMFKFNNASSPRLINQTFVELVGPDATKAFWKKYLDVYITQEDIHYLKSIGMNSIRVPFNYRLFTNENYMGVNDSTLGFKMLDRVIKWCKAENLYVLLDMHCAPGGQTGDNIDDSYGYPYIFENEGSQQLCIDIWKRIATHYAKESVILGYDLLNEPIAHYFDKDKLNPLLEPLYKRITAAIRTVDKNHLVFIGGAQWNSNFKPFGAPFDDKLVYTFHKYWTATTADVIQEYIDFSSKYNVPLYCGETGENDDAWVEAFRKTMDAHNISWHYWPYKKLDNTRGIVTFQVPQYYEQVMQYADTAKKNFEEVRKLRPANTAEIIQALDGFLKNCAFKNCTPNNGYIKALGFKAE
- a CDS encoding acyl-CoA thioesterase; the encoded protein is MERVKVNLPDVFSFSVELRIRITDLNFGGHVGNDTFLSLLHEARHEYLKRHGYGEVSFEGAGLIMADAAIEYKKELVQGDDIKISVVAAGFDKYGFDLFYKIEVNQPGGYALAAKAKTGMLCFDYAKRKIALLPGAAQEKLQALTA
- the rdgB gene encoding RdgB/HAM1 family non-canonical purine NTP pyrophosphatase, with protein sequence MEQRTIIFATNNDHKVAEIRKVIGEKFRVITMKEAGIDIDIPEPHDTLEANATEKSTTIYQLTKLHCFSEDTGLETAALNGEPGVKSARYAGEGRDFQANIDKLLRKLQNKTDHTARFRTVISLIWNNTEYLFEGICNGVIIRDQKGNKGFGYDPVFIPDGADKTFAEMTIDEKNIYSHRRKATDQLIAFLQKQPAWNE
- a CDS encoding DinB family protein, translated to MEKKALILRNFEEVRRRSIMLWNGLPEACNYWKPDDAAMSAIELVRHVLQADYGWNIIINKGDMTNYKTPWDGRDFISVQDEIIFAQPYRETFLRSVNSFSEEQLSATTIIHPGNGAEKNLADYLLRIAYHESVHAGQFLSYLRAMKIDRPFIWD
- a CDS encoding branched-chain amino acid aminotransferase, with translation MTDALEINVTKAERSKLKDLNLENIPFGKYFTDHMLEADYENGEWKNVEIKPYQPLLLEPSLSALHYGQAIFEGIKAYRSEDGDAFIFRPYDNFRRFNQSAERMNMPEIPEDIFIEGMKQLIDLDRNWIPAKPDHSLYIRPVMFSTDTTLGVKPSDTYKFLILLSPTGPYYAAPMKIAVEEKYTRAAPGGVGFSKNAGNYGGSMKAATDAKKLGYDQVLWTDAFEHKWLQEVGMMNVFFIINGLAVTPSLEEGTILAGVTRDSAIMLLKDMGFTVDERKISIDELTSAYSKGYLQEVFGTGTAATIAMIKELKYKDQVMEFEPANFKIAAELKNRMNAIKEGKAEDKYGWLIKI
- the rpsL gene encoding 30S ribosomal protein S12; protein product: MPTIQQLVRKGREIIRAKSKSRALDACPQRRGVCTRVYTTTPKKPNSALRKVAKVRLTNKVEVIAYIPGEGHNLQEHSIVLIRGGRVKDLPGVRYHIVRGSLDTAGVKDRKQSRSKYGTKKEKAKKK
- the rpsG gene encoding 30S ribosomal protein S7, which encodes MRKSQAKKLPLAPDARYNDKLVTRFINNLMWQGKKSVAINIFYDAVDKVSKITGDDGYEIWKKALGNVTPAVEVRSRRIGGATFQIPTEVRLDRKISLSMKWLIRYSRERNGKTMADKLANEIVAASKGEGAAYKKKEDTHRMAEANKAFSHFKV
- a CDS encoding bifunctional heptose 7-phosphate kinase/heptose 1-phosphate adenyltransferase, producing the protein MNDFNKLFAAFADLKVAVIGDVMLDTYWWGKVDRISPEAPVPVVALRNKEQRIGGAGNVALNTISLGAETTLFTVTGADEDAEMLCGLLQDQHIDTKYIVKSADRITTNKIRIISRNQQMMRLDSEVTHYISKEDEETLVKNFIAYVKRHKPSVVIFEDYNKGVLTQTLIENIIAVCKEHDIVTTVDPKKKNFFAFKNVDIFKPNLKEVTEGLNLIIEAVNEQTLRQIHTELNAQLQHKISLITLSEKGVYIQKGNYARVIPTHARNIADVSGAGDTVIAVASLVYAATKDVTLAAQVANVAGGQVCEEVGTVAVDKAKLLEECKLLLK